Genomic segment of Thunnus thynnus chromosome 21, fThuThy2.1, whole genome shotgun sequence:
GCACAAATAACACTGGTTTacggttaggaaaagatcatgatttgggttaaaattatcacTCTCGCGAGGGTTACCACGCCGCAACCCTCTACGGAATCATACTACGGACAAACATCTCTTATTTCCGCGAAAAGACACACCACCAACTCGACGCTGAAGTCAGCTTCTGATCCGTAGTTAAGGGAAAAGTAAAGAGaagcataaataataatatttagcAGTTGATTCTCcgttttttcaccacttacacGTATGAAAAAGTTTTAGATATTGTAGCAAAAAGCTTTAATGCTGTTTAAACACTTACAGatttgtgaaaacacaaaaatgatgatttcactgctttcatctttttctctttctttttcttataacttctcttttcatcttttcacaGAATcaccatttttgttttatgtgaattTAATGAACTTGCtttgaaactgtttttgttctgaTTTAATAGCATGAACAAGATTTCCTCTTTTAGCTATGTCTgattgtttatatatattatgataCTTCATAGTTAAGAGTGTCTATTTgtgatttcaaaataaatacaattttaaaacaaatacaatttaaattgctttttccCCATCCAGGCCACATTAGgccaggtccagatcaaaaaccattatacttagacttgtcaaatctggactattattattattattattattattattattattattattattgaaatgtATTGGACATGTTCTAGTACAGGATACAAATCCTCCACACCAGACTCTacaactcaaaacaaacaaaccaaacaaaacccATCCTAACCCACAATGACAATAATTCCGCAAATAATCACAAATCAACTttataattacataaaatatcacataTCTCATTCCATGCATTTATAACACAAAGTGTGAagaagtgttttttcttttcagagaaAGACTTTAATGGGTAcaatttttaaatatgaatataagtATAATAagtattaaatatgaataagtATAGTGATTTTTGTTCTGGTCTAATGTGGCCTGGATaggaaaaaaacagtgaaatcgcccttttttctgttttcacaaataaaataaaggtgtcacaaatctgaaagtgggtttaaactgTCAAGGTTTTTTTTGCTACTTTTTCATGAgtgtaaatggtgaaaaaacGGAGAATCAGACTctaaatgtcattatttatgtttcccttttcttttcccttAACCACCAATAGGAAACTAACTTCAGCTTCGTTCTTCCTACTTTCGGTATCGTTTTCCGGGGAAACACTGTTGACAAACTTTGCTGCTGTTGGGCGGGACATGACTGCTTCATTCAAAACAGTTCCCAGCTAGTCAATCCCACCTATGGCAACACAGAGTCCCACATGATGTCCGTGGTGGCTCAAAGCACGCAGGGATGTGTTTTGAATGCTCGCGCACTTATCGATCGGGGTTATTCGCGATGCACGCGatggaaaggagagaaaaacacacatgtcaCGTGTTGTTTCAAGAGACAGTGctttcagatttcaaagagccATTACAACCTGAATGCCAGTGCTGCTGTGGATGCAGGAAACACGGAGATGTTACAGAAAGCAGACAAAACGTCAAAGGTAAATCTGCTCCAGGAGCTGCACGGGgttcacaacacaacaacaccagTCCCAGCAGGCTGTATTCACCTTCAGTTCCTGCTTTCCAGTGCTGGAAAGTAACTAGGTGCATTTGCTCAAGtactatacttaagtacaattttaggtacttgtactttactttagtatttctatttgatgtTACTTGATACGTCCACTAAACTAAGTTTCAgtgggaaatattgtactttctactccactacatttatttgacagttttagttacttttcacatgaagatttgatacaatggataatataacaagctttttaaatacaacacattgttaaagatgaaaccagtggtttcaattctgttaaattttgatacttcggctcttattgtttaatggtcattatgaagaaattcttttaacagtttcatttcaataaatgttcaaatgttccaatatttcaccaaaaatcaaagattatagaaaaagttcaaaaactgaaaacagatttgtgtatcagaactttgttttttcttctttcctctcccattaatcatctcatgacccctcagatttatctggtgaccttttggaggggcccaacccctaggctgagaaccactggactaaactagctaactgtatatgaaGAAGTTCAAACCAGCtgcacctccagcagctacaacagtaacatgctgctctaacactgatgcttcagtattaataatctaatgatgtcatatataataatatatcagtcagagggaccaaaccactacttttactgcgatactttaactacatcaagctcataatacttaattacttttacttaagtaggactgctgtattggtacttttacgtAAGTAAAAgatctaaatacttcttccaccactgctgctgtcagcacaCACGGCACACAACGGCTTTATTCAACATCAAATCGGTTTTGAATCTCAAAGCAAAATTTAAATTCATTGAAAAATGCAGTTAACACTAACAAACATCTATTATCTGTTATCTTCCAAAATTTAGATCTACACATCCAAATTGTCAAACATTACTAAACTATTTTGGTCAACAGCAACATCGCTACAGGTTAAACCAAAATAtggtttaaatacatttattttcaaggTCAGCCTCAGTCAACAACAGCTCAGCTTAATGCAAATATGATTTCATCAGTCAGTACTGGAAACATCCTccagggatgtttttttttgcagcccTGCACCACCATTACAACCCTTTTTTGAaaactgtttctctttatttgtgCTCGACTCACAACAGTGTTCAATATCAATTTGACTTTCAGAAAAGGAAACGAAAACACAGCGAACTCAACCAGGGAGAAATCGATTCACAGGCCTTTCATGAGAAGGTAGGTGAAGGTATCGGCCATGATGTGTTTGATACACTTCAATATCAGAGTTGTAAAATTCAGTTATGTTCTTTCAGTCATGGCGAGGCGTTGACTTAATTCTTAGTGCCACAACGAtaaatatgattattatgattatgatacAACGATTTTCATACAGCGAGGTAAAGTTTTGTAAGAAGAAAATACTGATACTGGAAGACTAGATCGGTTCTTGGTATCAACACGTATCTTGAGTTTAGCTGCTGTATAGTGAGAGAAAAACTTTATTTGGTGCAACAaatagtcgattaattgattagttgatcgacagaaaattaaacacCAACCTTTTTGATCATCTATTAAtaattttgagtcattttttaaagaaaaactgctaAAATTCTATTGTTCCAatttcttaaatgtaaatattctctggtttctttagtcttctatgatagttaactgaatgtctttgagtAGTAGAgtgttagacaaaacaagacattttaggatgCTTCTtggtctttgggaaacagtgatcaacacaACTAACcgactaatcaatgaattgagaaaacaattgacagattaatagctcagatgatgaaaataatcattagttgttgCCCTAATCCCTACTTTAAGTCTCTGTTGTATATTATATTGACTTTAGAAAGAGAATCATACCAGCAGAGAATATAACAATTTGTAACAGACAGCGTAATCTGATCgaggaaaatgtgatttaaCATTTCAATTATAATTTATGGTTTAATCCCAGAATTATCACAATCAATTTCCTGCCTTCACATTTTATGTAAAGCTCATTTCAAATTTTCAGTTTAGCACACATccccatgacaaaaaaaatctctgcaatGTGTGCTGATGCAGATCAGATCTGTCGTTCTGGAGGGAACAAAGTCCTTGGTGGATTCTGCCAGATCCCTGGGATACCTGAACGGAACGACAGTCACGGTGGAAGAGCCGCTTCCCTCCCAGGAGTGCAGCCTCGCCGCTCTGTGTGAAATGGCTAAAGAGCTTCCTCTAGTGGACGACGAGGAGCAGGACGACTGTGTTCAGTCACTTGTGCTTGAGGACGGCTGCACGTCACATCTCGACTTGTTCTCACGGGTGACGGAGAACACGGCGGACTGGGCCACGGTGGTCACACTGATGGGAGAGGAATATGTAATACCACCACACACGGCGTTCCTGCTCTCTGATTTCACAAGACTACAACCACTAGTCCACTGTGAGTACGGAGTTGTGAAAAGTGAATCAGAAAGTtgcatgaactgaaaaaaagtgtgtaaatatttttcaggCCATCTGGAACAGAATTGACACAATGTCTTAAGTCACTGCATGCTTGTGTTTGAGGAtaaaagctgtcaaataattgaaaaatgtcCATTGTTGCATAAACATGCCCCTGAATTAACCACTGTAAATAATTTTAATATGACTCAGTGTCTCGCTGTATTAAGTGAGACCATAGTAGTTGTTTTCCAGCCTGATATTGTTTGCTAAAGCTGCTTGTTTTTCACCCAGATGGAAGGAGGTTTGAGCTAATAGTTATGGATCCGCCGTGGGAAAACAAGTCCGTTAAGAGGAGTCGCAGGTAATTTGGCATGCAGGCTTTTAGAAGGTGTGAAAACAGGAGACAAGATGAGACTTAATTGAGCACCAGATTAATTCACGTGTTATAACAGCACAGAAAACAGGCTAAGAAATGAAATTCAAAagctatatatatatcagtggtggaaagtaattaagtacatttacttaagtacaattctGAGGTCCTTGCACTTGAGTAACTCCATTTATATTTCTGCTCAACTACATTTCTGAGGGAAAcatactttttactccattatATTGGAAAGATTCCCAATTTTTTGTCTTGTGACTCCTTACAAGAAAGCAGTGTGTTGATGGGGCCTTCATATGTCTTTGAGTTGTTAGCAGTTTCACCAAAGAGTGATATCCCACTGAATCAAGATGAAGCAGTTGTATTGAAAATGGTtcaaagcatttgatacagACACAATAACTCCATCTGTCGAGCAACTATTGGTACTGCATTTCTACAGACTGATTAAATATGAGACGGAGATGAAACAGTTCATCAGATTATAAGTGGTTTTACTACCTTCATTGTTATTTTGCTGAATAAGGTCTATACTATTAaaactgatcacttttaaacagAGTCTACAGATCTGCTTGTAGATATTGTGACAGATTGAGAAACTCACCCCAAATCCAAGACCTCTCTGATACGAGTGTGACATAACGAGGCCTCATTCGGGGTGGTCACATGGAAACATCTCGCCACGATACGTTTGGCTTTGTCGAGTAGTCTGCTTTAAGTGTAACATCAGTAGATATCCCCTTTAAACTTCTCACagggtttcatttaaataactgatTTAGGCCCAAACAGGTgaaattatccaatattttacaaaaaaagaaaaatgaatacaaatttgTATcgcagaactttgttttttcttctttcctcgcCATTAATcacctcagatttatcttttGACCCCTTTGAGGGGTCCGACCCCtcggttgggaaccactggattaaACTACCAAGATCTAGCTCCACCTAGATCAGCTACAACATTAGtaaaaatctaataatgtcatgtATAATAACATATCACTCACACAGGAACATTGTTTTCTGCAGAACCAGTACtgttacttttgatactttatgtacattttgctgataatacgtCTGTACTTAAGGAGGATTTTGAATGCTGGACTTCTacttataatggagtatttttacattgttgtattggtatttttacttcagtaaaggatctgattACTTCTTACAGCGCATTACAACACCTTAAAACCAGTGGTTCCTAACCTTTTTGGCATGTGACCACTTAAAGTAAAGCAACGTCTACTTGAGACCCTTCATCACAGGTTAGCTTAGTGTGATCATGAAGCACAGATATGTCCATCCCAGTTTCTAATTTAAAGACTTTTAGAGGCCAGTGGAGGTGAAACTATTCactattttaaaagaaaagaagaaaaatttgGGAcagaatatttcttttttatccttTAATCACCTGATTACCCCTCAAATTTATCATGAGACCCCTCGAGAACCACTCCCATAGACCATACACATTAACTTTACAGTCAATAGTACTTCAATAAGGCCGTATTGTAACCTTTTAAAGAGTTATACTGAAGTAGAGAAGGTTATAGGGGTTGCACTGACACTTAACATAaccttttctaaaaatgtaCTTTCTCTTCAAAGATACAGTTCTTTGCCTTCATCCCAACTGAAACGACTCCCCATTCCCCTCCTGGCGTCCCCGAACTGTTTAGTTGTCACCTGGGTTACGAACCGGCCGAGCCATCTGCGTTTCGTCTGTGACGAGCTGTATCCTCACTGGGGGGTTGAGGTCGTGGCTGAATGGTACTGGGTTAAGGTATAATAACTCTGAATTGATAGAGCTGTTTAAGCACGAAAGTCTGACCTGCTGGTGCCGTTCCAGATGTTTGAAGGGTTTGCTCTTTTCCTTCAGGTTACCACATCTGGAGAGTTTGTGTTTCCACTGGATTCACAGCACAAGAAGCCATATGAAGTGTTGATCCTCGGCCGATATCGGTCCTCTGCGAGTACCTCCTCAAGGTGTAAAACACTTGACTTTTCTGTGTCTCAGTTTTCATAAAGTTTAATCTTGTAACCTATAGATGGAATATGTCCAAATTATATTAATTCTCTGACTTTTTAAACCACTTTCAGCCTTTCAGAGACGTCTGAGGTCCCTGTGGAGGATCAGCGTTTGATTGTCAGTGTCCCATCAGCTCTGCACTCCCAGAAACCCTCACTTTCAGGtaaatattttcaacatttttctgaaCCATAGCCTGACATTCCCACTAAGTAAAGTtattacacttaaaaaaaaaacatgttttactacACCACCAGAGGGCAATGCAGCAACATCAATGATTGTTATCCTGCTATGCAGCTTCAGCAATGTGCTGCAAGTCCTACTACAGCCTGCTATCACACATCCACATCATGGATCCACAACTCAGTCAGTTATGGTTTGTATGGcgtaaatttaaaatgtaccTTTTTGATTTTCTTACATGTCAGAAGACGACAACAGCTGCTTCGTGCAAAAAATATCTACTTATTTatgagaaataaacacacataagtAATAGATTATATAGGTTATAAGTAGTAAAATTATGCTTTTATGTATTACTTGTTTTTCCACTCCAGAAAGCTGACATCTCCTTTTTGAAAGTGGTTATCAGTGGTTGCAGATGGCCATGTTGGAGGAGCACAAACATTACTTTCATGGCCTTTATTGTAGTTATAATAAATGGAGTGTTTGAATCCTAAACTCGTGACAGGTTTGATTTGTCACAACGCAAACTTCTGCTGCACAGATttatctttttcctctcctATCTGCACTGATTATTTGACTTCAACATGGACTCTGATACTTAGAATCAATGTAAGACCTTGACAATGAATATGCAGAGGCTATGAATAAGAGAGGCTTGACGTCATTTCCCTCAGTCTCAGGGGAATGCGATTTATTGTGCAG
This window contains:
- the mettl4 gene encoding N(6)-adenine-specific methyltransferase METTL4 isoform X1, encoding MMSVVAQSTQGCVLNARALIDRGYSRCTRWKGEKNTHVTCCFKRQCFQISKSHYNLNASAAVDAGNTEMLQKADKTSKKRKRKHSELNQGEIDSQAFHEKIRSVVLEGTKSLVDSARSLGYLNGTTVTVEEPLPSQECSLAALCEMAKELPLVDDEEQDDCVQSLVLEDGCTSHLDLFSRVTENTADWATVVTLMGEEYVIPPHTAFLLSDFTRLQPLVHYGRRFELIVMDPPWENKSVKRSRRYSSLPSSQLKRLPIPLLASPNCLVVTWVTNRPSHLRFVCDELYPHWGVEVVAEWYWVKVTTSGEFVFPLDSQHKKPYEVLILGRYRSSASTSSSLSETSEVPVEDQRLIVSVPSALHSQKPSLSEGNAATSMIVILLCSFSNVLQVLLQPAITHPHHGSTTQSVMKADISFLKVVISGCRWPCWRSTNITFMAFIVVIINGVFES
- the mettl4 gene encoding N(6)-adenine-specific methyltransferase METTL4 isoform X2; protein product: MMSVVAQSTQGCVLNARALIDRGYSRCTRWKGEKNTHVTCCFKRQCFQISKSHYNLNASAAVDAGNTEMLQKADKTSKKRKRKHSELNQGEIDSQAFHEKIRSVVLEGTKSLVDSARSLGYLNGTTVTVEEPLPSQECSLAALCEMAKELPLVDDEEQDDCVQSLVLEDGCTSHLDLFSRVTENTADWATVVTLMGEEYVIPPHTAFLLSDFTRLQPLVHYGRRFELIVMDPPWENKSVKRSRRYSSLPSSQLKRLPIPLLASPNCLVVTWVTNRPSHLRFVCDELYPHWGVEVVAEWYWVKVTTSGEFVFPLDSQHKKPYEVLILGRYRSSASTSSSLSETSEVPVEDQRLIVSVPSALHSQKPSLSEVLKPYVGAEAKCLELFARSLQPGWTSWGNEVLKFQHTSYFTLTPADDRAAVPEDEPTDTPASSSPGKPSPPHHCPTTVD
- the mettl4 gene encoding N(6)-adenine-specific methyltransferase METTL4 isoform X3, whose product is MMSVVAQSTQGCVLNARALIDRGYSRCTRWKGEKNTHVTCCFKRQCFQISKSHYNLNASAAVDAGNTEMLQKADKTSKKRKRKHSELNQGEIDSQAFHEKIRSVVLEGTKSLVDSARSLGYLNGTTVTVEEPLPSQECSLAALCEMAKELPLVDDEEQDDCVQSLVLEDGCTSHLDLFSRVTENTADWATVVTLMGEEYVIPPHTAFLLSDFTRLQPLVHYGRRFELIVMDPPWENKSVKRSRRYSSLPSSQLKRLPIPLLASPNCLVVTWVTNRPSHLRFVCDELYPHWGVEVVAEWYWVKVTTSGEFVFPLDSQHKKPYEVLILGRYRSSASTSSSLSETSEVPVEDQRLIVSVPSALHSQKPSLSEGNAATSMIVILLCSFSNVLQVLLQPAITHPHHGSTTQSVMRC
- the mettl4 gene encoding N(6)-adenine-specific methyltransferase METTL4 isoform X4, coding for MMSVVAQSTQGCVLNARALIDRGYSRCTRWKGEKNTHVTCCFKRQCFQISKSHYNLNASAAVDAGNTEMLQKADKTSKKRKRKHSELNQGEIDSQAFHEKIRSVVLEGTKSLVDSARSLGYLNGTTVTVEEPLPSQECSLAALCEMAKELPLVDDEEQDDCVQSLVLEDGCTSHLDLFSRVTENTADWATVVTLMGEEYVIPPHTAFLLSDFTRLQPLVHYGRRFELIVMDPPWENKSVKRSRRYSSLPSSQLKRLPIPLLASPNCLVVTWVTNRPSHLRFVCDELYPHWGVEVVAEWYWVKVTTSGEFVFPLDSQHKKPYEVLILGRYRSSASTSSSLSETSEVPVEDQRLIVSVPSALHSQKPSLSGLLEPVGSLDGVKPQPLSPQRRETLTHFSSPLRWGYCH